Proteins encoded within one genomic window of Eleutherodactylus coqui strain aEleCoq1 chromosome 1, aEleCoq1.hap1, whole genome shotgun sequence:
- the LOC136592012 gene encoding FH2 domain-containing protein 1-like isoform X3 — protein MDDTPDVSMVTTRNSPSPPLPPCPPPLPPGGIFKSSTSILVDLPVSSLLPPPGKVPLLPPPPHGIPPPAVPPPQGIPPPAVPPPQGIPPPAVPLPQGIPPPTVPPLPPQGIPPPAAPPLPPQGIPLPAAPPLPPQGIPLPAAPPLPPQGIPLPAAPPLPPQGIPLPAAPPLPPQGIPLSAAPPQRLEQRRPKLRNFNWEALPAERVLGGCNLWTCGPQGASLQIDVVHMEELFGQREEPLIRRGSRSFRGRPYHGVTEHDMKEVSLLDSKRSMNLGIFLKQLKRPVLVMIADIRQGVGSNFGAEKLGELQRLLPEKDEVKRLRAFKGDRSRLNDPELFMVMLVEIPSFRKRLEVMILKEEFFPQLKALKQAVEVQMAAATELLRCEDLHVIIHLVLKAGNYMNAGGYAGSAMGFRMGSLLRLADTKANKPGMNLMHFVAREAERNNGSLLSFPEKLPHISQASRITSQEVENDLEALSQKLKGTRESLRDQPDLRHDIAPFLQVAEVELCEVLCALQSMRDARRALMDYFCEDESTFRLEEMCLVFTTFCAKFMSALQENREREKAEHRKERLEKRRSIASCSSQDKDLQDVELEFLMLRLPRRVRSSRGPRALPRSYSTEVLNTSPTGHALHSVSTSTNLTVEPIREEDDYVTDSMQSHGLRRQRKASREGDRQQDAPNKMNRRHTFSCLTSHREDVDVQSSLTTAPVGSSKDPLPLTCEPVSSSTPCTPNACSRSRALRSRTVDTSQKDLSSLTSGTPSPFRLGGLFHRRGSFKSPEALTLQPADGSPRGGSSDASALTSFLRRFDNALRTPK, from the exons ATGGATGACACACCTGATGTTTCCATGGTAACTACAAGGAACTCTCCTTCCCCGCCATTACCCCCCTGCCCACCACCACTGCCACCTGGGGGCATCTTTAAGTCTAGTACTTCTATATTAGTGGACCTTCCTGTATCTTCACTGCTACCTCCACCAGGAAAAGTCCCGctactgccaccaccaccccatggAATACCTCCTCCCGCTGTTCCGCCACCCCAAGGAATACCTCCTCCCGCTGTTCCGCCACCCCAAGGAATACCTCCTCCCGCTGTTCCGCTACCCCAAGGAATACCTCCTCCCACTGTTCCGCCTCTGCCACCCCAAGGAATACCTCCTCCCGCTGCTCCGCCTCTGCCACCCCAAGGAATACCTCTTCCCGCTGCTCCGCCTCTGCCACCCCAAGGAATACCTCTTCCCGCTGCTCCGCCTCTGCCACCCCAAGGAATACCTCTTCCCGCTGCTCCGCCTCTGCCACCCCAAGGAATACCTCTTCCCGCTGCTCCGCCTCTGCCACCCCAAGGAATAC CTCTTTCCGCTGCTCCGCCTCAGCGCTTAGAACAGCGGAGGCCTAAACTACGCAACTTCAACTGGGAAGCTCTACCTGCTGAACGGGTGTTGGGAGGATGTAATCTCTGGACTTGTGGCCCTCAGGGAGCCAGTCTGCAAATAGATGTAGTTCATATGGAGGAACTTTTTGGGCAGAGAGAGGAACCCCTCATACGTAGAGGATCAAGGAGCTTCAGAGGCCGACCATATCACGGGGTGACTGAGCACGACATGAAGGAG GTGTCTCTTCTGGATTCCAAGCGGAGTATGAACCTGGGAATCTTCTTGAAGCAGTTGAAGAG GCCGGTACTCGTAATGATAGCCGATATAAGGCAGGGAGTGGGATCTAACTTTGGCGCAGAGAAGTTGGGAGAGCTGCAGCGACTGCTTCCAGAAAAAGATGAG GTGAAGCGGCTCCGAGCATTCAAAGGAGACCGGAGCCGATTGAATGATCCAGAACTTTTTATGGTCATGTTAGTGGAGATTCCTAG TTTCCGCAAACGTCTTGAAGTGATGATCCTGAAGGAGGAGTTTTTCccccagctgaaagctctgaagCAGGCAGTGGAGGTGCAGATGGCGGCCGCTACAG AGCTCCTGCGGTGCGAGGATCTGCATGTCATCATCCACCTGGTGCTGAAGGCTGGGAACTACATGAACGCG gGTGGATACGCAGGGAGCGCAATGGGTTTTCGTATGGGATCCCTCCTGAGACTGGCTGACACTAAAGCGAATAAACCTGGAATGAACctcatgcattttgtagcaagG GAAGCGGAGAGAAACAATGGCTCCCTCCTGTCCTTCCCGGAGAAGCTGCCGCACATCAGCCAGGCATCTCG TATCACATCTCAGGAGGTGGAGAACGACTTGGAGGCCTTATCTCAGAAACTTAAGGGCACCAGGGAATCCCTCCGAGATCAGCCGGACCTCAGACATGACATTGCGCCATTCTTACAG GTGGCGGAGGTGGAGCTGTGTGAGGTGCTGTGCGCTCTGCAGAGTATGCGAGACGCCCGCCGGGCCTTGATGGACTATTTCTGTGAAGATGAGTCCACCTTCCGGTTGGAGGAAATGTGTCTCGTCTTCACCACCTTCTGTGCCAAGTTCATGTCGGCTCTACAG GAGAACCGAGAACGTGAGAAGGCGGAACATCGGAAGGAGCGTCTGGAGAAGCGACGGTCAATAGCCAGTTGTTCCTCACAAGACAAAGACCTTCAAGATGTGGAGTTGGAGTTTTTGATGCTTCGTCTTCCTCGCAGAGTTCGTTCAAGTAGAGGTCCGCGGGCGCTCCCTCGTAGCTACTCCACAGAGGTCCTTAATACTTCACCCACAGGCCATGCACTGCACTCTGTGAGCACCTCCACCAACCTGACCGTGGAGCCCATCAGAGAGGAGGATGACTATGTCACAGACAGCATGCAGAGTCATGGACTGAGGAGACAGCGAAAGGCCAGCAGAGAAGGTGACAGGCAGCAAGACGCTCCTAACAAGATgaacaggagacatacatttAGCTGCCTCACGTCTCACAGGGAAGATGTGGATGTGCAATCCAGTCTTACTACCGCTCCAGTTGGGTCTTCTAAGGATCCACTGCCCTTAACTTGTGAGCCAGTCTCCAGTTCTACTCCATGCACCCCCAATGCTTGCTCCCGCAGCCGAGCTCTAAGATCTCGGACTGTAGATACTTCTCAGAAGGACCTCTCCTCTCTGACCTCAGGCACCCCAAGCCCTTTCCGCCTGGGTGGACTTTTTCATAGGCGAGGAAGCTTCAAGAGTCCTGAAGCTTTAACCCTCCAGCCAGCGGACGGCTCCCCCCGAGGAGGCAGCAGCGACGCCTCTGCACTTACCAGCTTTCTAAGACGTTTTGACAATGCACTTCGCACACCTAAGTAG
- the LOC136592012 gene encoding FH2 domain-containing protein 1-like isoform X5 yields MNLGIFLKQLKRPVLVMIADIRQGVGSNFGAEKLGELQRLLPEKDEVKRLRAFKGDRSRLNDPELFMVMLVEIPSFRKRLEVMILKEEFFPQLKALKQAVEVQMAAATELLRCEDLHVIIHLVLKAGNYMNAGGYAGSAMGFRMGSLLRLADTKANKPGMNLMHFVAREAERNNGSLLSFPEKLPHISQASRITSQEVENDLEALSQKLKGTRESLRDQPDLRHDIAPFLQVAEVELCEVLCALQSMRDARRALMDYFCEDESTFRLEEMCLVFTTFCAKFMSALQENREREKAEHRKERLEKRRSIASCSSQDKDLQDVELEFLMLRLPRRVRSSRGPRALPRSYSTEVLNTSPTGHALHSVSTSTNLTVEPIREEDDYVTDSMQSHGLRRQRKASREGDRQQDAPNKMNRRHTFSCLTSHREDVDVQSSLTTAPVGSSKDPLPLTCEPVSSSTPCTPNACSRSRALRSRTVDTSQKDLSSLTSGTPSPFRLGGLFHRRGSFKSPEALTLQPADGSPRGGSSDASALTSFLRRFDNALRTPK; encoded by the exons ATGAACCTGGGAATCTTCTTGAAGCAGTTGAAGAG GCCGGTACTCGTAATGATAGCCGATATAAGGCAGGGAGTGGGATCTAACTTTGGCGCAGAGAAGTTGGGAGAGCTGCAGCGACTGCTTCCAGAAAAAGATGAG GTGAAGCGGCTCCGAGCATTCAAAGGAGACCGGAGCCGATTGAATGATCCAGAACTTTTTATGGTCATGTTAGTGGAGATTCCTAG TTTCCGCAAACGTCTTGAAGTGATGATCCTGAAGGAGGAGTTTTTCccccagctgaaagctctgaagCAGGCAGTGGAGGTGCAGATGGCGGCCGCTACAG AGCTCCTGCGGTGCGAGGATCTGCATGTCATCATCCACCTGGTGCTGAAGGCTGGGAACTACATGAACGCG gGTGGATACGCAGGGAGCGCAATGGGTTTTCGTATGGGATCCCTCCTGAGACTGGCTGACACTAAAGCGAATAAACCTGGAATGAACctcatgcattttgtagcaagG GAAGCGGAGAGAAACAATGGCTCCCTCCTGTCCTTCCCGGAGAAGCTGCCGCACATCAGCCAGGCATCTCG TATCACATCTCAGGAGGTGGAGAACGACTTGGAGGCCTTATCTCAGAAACTTAAGGGCACCAGGGAATCCCTCCGAGATCAGCCGGACCTCAGACATGACATTGCGCCATTCTTACAG GTGGCGGAGGTGGAGCTGTGTGAGGTGCTGTGCGCTCTGCAGAGTATGCGAGACGCCCGCCGGGCCTTGATGGACTATTTCTGTGAAGATGAGTCCACCTTCCGGTTGGAGGAAATGTGTCTCGTCTTCACCACCTTCTGTGCCAAGTTCATGTCGGCTCTACAG GAGAACCGAGAACGTGAGAAGGCGGAACATCGGAAGGAGCGTCTGGAGAAGCGACGGTCAATAGCCAGTTGTTCCTCACAAGACAAAGACCTTCAAGATGTGGAGTTGGAGTTTTTGATGCTTCGTCTTCCTCGCAGAGTTCGTTCAAGTAGAGGTCCGCGGGCGCTCCCTCGTAGCTACTCCACAGAGGTCCTTAATACTTCACCCACAGGCCATGCACTGCACTCTGTGAGCACCTCCACCAACCTGACCGTGGAGCCCATCAGAGAGGAGGATGACTATGTCACAGACAGCATGCAGAGTCATGGACTGAGGAGACAGCGAAAGGCCAGCAGAGAAGGTGACAGGCAGCAAGACGCTCCTAACAAGATgaacaggagacatacatttAGCTGCCTCACGTCTCACAGGGAAGATGTGGATGTGCAATCCAGTCTTACTACCGCTCCAGTTGGGTCTTCTAAGGATCCACTGCCCTTAACTTGTGAGCCAGTCTCCAGTTCTACTCCATGCACCCCCAATGCTTGCTCCCGCAGCCGAGCTCTAAGATCTCGGACTGTAGATACTTCTCAGAAGGACCTCTCCTCTCTGACCTCAGGCACCCCAAGCCCTTTCCGCCTGGGTGGACTTTTTCATAGGCGAGGAAGCTTCAAGAGTCCTGAAGCTTTAACCCTCCAGCCAGCGGACGGCTCCCCCCGAGGAGGCAGCAGCGACGCCTCTGCACTTACCAGCTTTCTAAGACGTTTTGACAATGCACTTCGCACACCTAAGTAG
- the LOC136592012 gene encoding FH2 domain-containing protein 1-like isoform X4 gives MDDTPDVSMVTTRNSPSPPLPPCPPPLPPGGIFKSSTSILVDLPVSSLLPPPGKVPLLPPPPHGIPPPAVPPPQGIPPPAVPPPQGIPLPAAPPLPPQGIPLPAAPPLPPQGIPLPAAPPLPPQGIPLPAAPPLPPQGIPPPAAPPLPPQGIPPPAVPPPQGIPLSAAPPQRLEQRRPKLRNFNWEALPAERVLGGCNLWTCGPQGASLQIDVVHMEELFGQREEPLIRRGSRSFRGRPYHGVTEHDMKEVSLLDSKRSMNLGIFLKQLKRPVLVMIADIRQGVGSNFGAEKLGELQRLLPEKDEVKRLRAFKGDRSRLNDPELFMVMLVEIPSFRKRLEVMILKEEFFPQLKALKQAVEVQMAAATELLRCEDLHVIIHLVLKAGNYMNAGGYAGSAMGFRMGSLLRLADTKANKPGMNLMHFVAREAERNNGSLLSFPEKLPHISQASRITSQEVENDLEALSQKLKGTRESLRDQPDLRHDIAPFLQVAEVELCEVLCALQSMRDARRALMDYFCEDESTFRLEEMCLVFTTFCAKFMSALQENREREKAEHRKERLEKRRSIASCSSQDKDLQDVELEFLMLRLPRRVRSSRGPRALPRSYSTEVLNTSPTGHALHSVSTSTNLTVEPIREEDDYVTDSMQSHGLRRQRKASREGDRQQDAPNKMNRRHTFSCLTSHREDVDVQSSLTTAPVGSSKDPLPLTCEPVSSSTPCTPNACSRSRALRSRTVDTSQKDLSSLTSGTPSPFRLGGLFHRRGSFKSPEALTLQPADGSPRGGSSDASALTSFLRRFDNALRTPK, from the exons ATGGATGACACACCTGATGTTTCCATGGTAACTACAAGGAACTCTCCTTCCCCGCCATTACCCCCCTGCCCACCACCACTGCCACCTGGGGGCATCTTTAAGTCTAGTACTTCTATATTAGTGGACCTTCCTGTATCTTCACTGCTACCTCCACCAGGAAAAGTCCCGctactgccaccaccaccccatggAATACCTCCTCCCGCTGTTCCGCCACCCCAAGGAATACCTCCTCCCGCTGTTCCGCCACCCCAAGGAATAC CTCTTCCCGCTGCTCCGCCTCTGCCACCCCAAGGAATACCTCTTCCCGCTGCTCCGCCTCTGCCACCCCAAGGAATACCTCTTCCCGCTGCTCCGCCTCTGCCACCCCAAGGAATACCTCTTCCCGCTGCTCCGCCTCTGCCACCCCAAGGAATACCTCCTCCCGCTGCTCCGCCTCTGCCACCCCAAGGAATACCTCCTCCCGCTGTTCCGCCACCCCAAGGAATACCTCTTTCCGCTGCTCCGCCTCAGCGCTTAGAACAGCGGAGGCCTAAACTACGCAACTTCAACTGGGAAGCTCTACCTGCTGAACGGGTGTTGGGAGGATGTAATCTCTGGACTTGTGGCCCTCAGGGAGCCAGTCTGCAAATAGATGTAGTTCATATGGAGGAACTTTTTGGGCAGAGAGAGGAACCCCTCATACGTAGAGGATCAAGGAGCTTCAGAGGCCGACCATATCACGGGGTGACTGAGCACGACATGAAGGAG GTGTCTCTTCTGGATTCCAAGCGGAGTATGAACCTGGGAATCTTCTTGAAGCAGTTGAAGAG GCCGGTACTCGTAATGATAGCCGATATAAGGCAGGGAGTGGGATCTAACTTTGGCGCAGAGAAGTTGGGAGAGCTGCAGCGACTGCTTCCAGAAAAAGATGAG GTGAAGCGGCTCCGAGCATTCAAAGGAGACCGGAGCCGATTGAATGATCCAGAACTTTTTATGGTCATGTTAGTGGAGATTCCTAG TTTCCGCAAACGTCTTGAAGTGATGATCCTGAAGGAGGAGTTTTTCccccagctgaaagctctgaagCAGGCAGTGGAGGTGCAGATGGCGGCCGCTACAG AGCTCCTGCGGTGCGAGGATCTGCATGTCATCATCCACCTGGTGCTGAAGGCTGGGAACTACATGAACGCG gGTGGATACGCAGGGAGCGCAATGGGTTTTCGTATGGGATCCCTCCTGAGACTGGCTGACACTAAAGCGAATAAACCTGGAATGAACctcatgcattttgtagcaagG GAAGCGGAGAGAAACAATGGCTCCCTCCTGTCCTTCCCGGAGAAGCTGCCGCACATCAGCCAGGCATCTCG TATCACATCTCAGGAGGTGGAGAACGACTTGGAGGCCTTATCTCAGAAACTTAAGGGCACCAGGGAATCCCTCCGAGATCAGCCGGACCTCAGACATGACATTGCGCCATTCTTACAG GTGGCGGAGGTGGAGCTGTGTGAGGTGCTGTGCGCTCTGCAGAGTATGCGAGACGCCCGCCGGGCCTTGATGGACTATTTCTGTGAAGATGAGTCCACCTTCCGGTTGGAGGAAATGTGTCTCGTCTTCACCACCTTCTGTGCCAAGTTCATGTCGGCTCTACAG GAGAACCGAGAACGTGAGAAGGCGGAACATCGGAAGGAGCGTCTGGAGAAGCGACGGTCAATAGCCAGTTGTTCCTCACAAGACAAAGACCTTCAAGATGTGGAGTTGGAGTTTTTGATGCTTCGTCTTCCTCGCAGAGTTCGTTCAAGTAGAGGTCCGCGGGCGCTCCCTCGTAGCTACTCCACAGAGGTCCTTAATACTTCACCCACAGGCCATGCACTGCACTCTGTGAGCACCTCCACCAACCTGACCGTGGAGCCCATCAGAGAGGAGGATGACTATGTCACAGACAGCATGCAGAGTCATGGACTGAGGAGACAGCGAAAGGCCAGCAGAGAAGGTGACAGGCAGCAAGACGCTCCTAACAAGATgaacaggagacatacatttAGCTGCCTCACGTCTCACAGGGAAGATGTGGATGTGCAATCCAGTCTTACTACCGCTCCAGTTGGGTCTTCTAAGGATCCACTGCCCTTAACTTGTGAGCCAGTCTCCAGTTCTACTCCATGCACCCCCAATGCTTGCTCCCGCAGCCGAGCTCTAAGATCTCGGACTGTAGATACTTCTCAGAAGGACCTCTCCTCTCTGACCTCAGGCACCCCAAGCCCTTTCCGCCTGGGTGGACTTTTTCATAGGCGAGGAAGCTTCAAGAGTCCTGAAGCTTTAACCCTCCAGCCAGCGGACGGCTCCCCCCGAGGAGGCAGCAGCGACGCCTCTGCACTTACCAGCTTTCTAAGACGTTTTGACAATGCACTTCGCACACCTAAGTAG
- the LOC136592012 gene encoding FH2 domain-containing protein 1-like isoform X2, producing MDDTPDVSMVTTRNSPSPPLPPCPPPLPPGGIFKSSTSILVDLPVSSLLPPPGKVPLLPPPPHGIPPPAVPPPQGIPPPAVPPPQGIPPPAAPPLPPQGIPLPAAPPLPPQGIPLPAAPPLPPQGIPLPAAPPLPPQGIPLPAAPPLPPQGIPPPAAPPLPPQGIPPPAVPPPQGIPLSAAPPQRLEQRRPKLRNFNWEALPAERVLGGCNLWTCGPQGASLQIDVVHMEELFGQREEPLIRRGSRSFRGRPYHGVTEHDMKEVSLLDSKRSMNLGIFLKQLKRPVLVMIADIRQGVGSNFGAEKLGELQRLLPEKDEVKRLRAFKGDRSRLNDPELFMVMLVEIPSFRKRLEVMILKEEFFPQLKALKQAVEVQMAAATELLRCEDLHVIIHLVLKAGNYMNAGGYAGSAMGFRMGSLLRLADTKANKPGMNLMHFVAREAERNNGSLLSFPEKLPHISQASRITSQEVENDLEALSQKLKGTRESLRDQPDLRHDIAPFLQVAEVELCEVLCALQSMRDARRALMDYFCEDESTFRLEEMCLVFTTFCAKFMSALQENREREKAEHRKERLEKRRSIASCSSQDKDLQDVELEFLMLRLPRRVRSSRGPRALPRSYSTEVLNTSPTGHALHSVSTSTNLTVEPIREEDDYVTDSMQSHGLRRQRKASREGDRQQDAPNKMNRRHTFSCLTSHREDVDVQSSLTTAPVGSSKDPLPLTCEPVSSSTPCTPNACSRSRALRSRTVDTSQKDLSSLTSGTPSPFRLGGLFHRRGSFKSPEALTLQPADGSPRGGSSDASALTSFLRRFDNALRTPK from the exons ATGGATGACACACCTGATGTTTCCATGGTAACTACAAGGAACTCTCCTTCCCCGCCATTACCCCCCTGCCCACCACCACTGCCACCTGGGGGCATCTTTAAGTCTAGTACTTCTATATTAGTGGACCTTCCTGTATCTTCACTGCTACCTCCACCAGGAAAAGTCCCGctactgccaccaccaccccatggAATACCTCCTCCCGCTGTTCCGCCACCCCAAGGAATACCTCCTCCCGCTGTTCCGCCACCCCAAGGAATAC CTCCTCCCGCTGCTCCGCCTCTGCCACCCCAAGGAATACCTCTTCCCGCTGCTCCGCCTCTGCCACCCCAAGGAATACCTCTTCCCGCTGCTCCGCCTCTGCCACCCCAAGGAATACCTCTTCCCGCTGCTCCGCCTCTGCCACCCCAAGGAATACCTCTTCCCGCTGCTCCGCCTCTGCCACCCCAAGGAATACCTCCTCCCGCTGCTCCGCCTCTGCCACCCCAAGGAATACCTCCTCCCGCTGTTCCGCCACCCCAAGGAATACCTCTTTCCGCTGCTCCGCCTCAGCGCTTAGAACAGCGGAGGCCTAAACTACGCAACTTCAACTGGGAAGCTCTACCTGCTGAACGGGTGTTGGGAGGATGTAATCTCTGGACTTGTGGCCCTCAGGGAGCCAGTCTGCAAATAGATGTAGTTCATATGGAGGAACTTTTTGGGCAGAGAGAGGAACCCCTCATACGTAGAGGATCAAGGAGCTTCAGAGGCCGACCATATCACGGGGTGACTGAGCACGACATGAAGGAG GTGTCTCTTCTGGATTCCAAGCGGAGTATGAACCTGGGAATCTTCTTGAAGCAGTTGAAGAG GCCGGTACTCGTAATGATAGCCGATATAAGGCAGGGAGTGGGATCTAACTTTGGCGCAGAGAAGTTGGGAGAGCTGCAGCGACTGCTTCCAGAAAAAGATGAG GTGAAGCGGCTCCGAGCATTCAAAGGAGACCGGAGCCGATTGAATGATCCAGAACTTTTTATGGTCATGTTAGTGGAGATTCCTAG TTTCCGCAAACGTCTTGAAGTGATGATCCTGAAGGAGGAGTTTTTCccccagctgaaagctctgaagCAGGCAGTGGAGGTGCAGATGGCGGCCGCTACAG AGCTCCTGCGGTGCGAGGATCTGCATGTCATCATCCACCTGGTGCTGAAGGCTGGGAACTACATGAACGCG gGTGGATACGCAGGGAGCGCAATGGGTTTTCGTATGGGATCCCTCCTGAGACTGGCTGACACTAAAGCGAATAAACCTGGAATGAACctcatgcattttgtagcaagG GAAGCGGAGAGAAACAATGGCTCCCTCCTGTCCTTCCCGGAGAAGCTGCCGCACATCAGCCAGGCATCTCG TATCACATCTCAGGAGGTGGAGAACGACTTGGAGGCCTTATCTCAGAAACTTAAGGGCACCAGGGAATCCCTCCGAGATCAGCCGGACCTCAGACATGACATTGCGCCATTCTTACAG GTGGCGGAGGTGGAGCTGTGTGAGGTGCTGTGCGCTCTGCAGAGTATGCGAGACGCCCGCCGGGCCTTGATGGACTATTTCTGTGAAGATGAGTCCACCTTCCGGTTGGAGGAAATGTGTCTCGTCTTCACCACCTTCTGTGCCAAGTTCATGTCGGCTCTACAG GAGAACCGAGAACGTGAGAAGGCGGAACATCGGAAGGAGCGTCTGGAGAAGCGACGGTCAATAGCCAGTTGTTCCTCACAAGACAAAGACCTTCAAGATGTGGAGTTGGAGTTTTTGATGCTTCGTCTTCCTCGCAGAGTTCGTTCAAGTAGAGGTCCGCGGGCGCTCCCTCGTAGCTACTCCACAGAGGTCCTTAATACTTCACCCACAGGCCATGCACTGCACTCTGTGAGCACCTCCACCAACCTGACCGTGGAGCCCATCAGAGAGGAGGATGACTATGTCACAGACAGCATGCAGAGTCATGGACTGAGGAGACAGCGAAAGGCCAGCAGAGAAGGTGACAGGCAGCAAGACGCTCCTAACAAGATgaacaggagacatacatttAGCTGCCTCACGTCTCACAGGGAAGATGTGGATGTGCAATCCAGTCTTACTACCGCTCCAGTTGGGTCTTCTAAGGATCCACTGCCCTTAACTTGTGAGCCAGTCTCCAGTTCTACTCCATGCACCCCCAATGCTTGCTCCCGCAGCCGAGCTCTAAGATCTCGGACTGTAGATACTTCTCAGAAGGACCTCTCCTCTCTGACCTCAGGCACCCCAAGCCCTTTCCGCCTGGGTGGACTTTTTCATAGGCGAGGAAGCTTCAAGAGTCCTGAAGCTTTAACCCTCCAGCCAGCGGACGGCTCCCCCCGAGGAGGCAGCAGCGACGCCTCTGCACTTACCAGCTTTCTAAGACGTTTTGACAATGCACTTCGCACACCTAAGTAG